One window from the genome of Terrimicrobium sacchariphilum encodes:
- the rplQ gene encoding 50S ribosomal protein L17: MRHQKKTVKLGRTAEHRNALLANQACSLIEHGRIKTTLAKAKAVKPLAEKMITLAKRNNLHARRRALALLHNNSTRTVKAVSKLFTELGPRSATRNGGYTRIIKLGPRPSDSAPMAYIEWVDLAVAAEEAPVTATPETKPAKAKATKKPASKAKATEKAEDSSEKTE; this comes from the coding sequence ATGCGCCACCAAAAGAAAACTGTCAAACTCGGCCGCACCGCCGAGCACCGCAACGCGCTGCTCGCCAACCAGGCCTGCAGCCTCATCGAGCACGGTCGCATCAAGACGACCCTGGCCAAGGCCAAGGCCGTCAAGCCGCTCGCGGAGAAGATGATCACGCTCGCCAAGCGTAACAATCTGCACGCCCGCCGCCGCGCCCTCGCCCTGCTCCACAACAACAGCACCCGCACCGTCAAGGCGGTCAGCAAGCTGTTCACCGAGCTCGGGCCCCGCAGCGCCACCCGCAACGGCGGCTACACCCGCATCATCAAGCTTGGGCCCCGCCCGAGCGACTCCGCTCCGATGGCTTACATCGAGTGGGTAGACCTTGCAGTTGCCGCGGAGGAAGCTCCCGTAACTGCGACACCCGAGACGAAGCCAGCGAAGGCGAAAGCCACGAAAAAGCCCGCTTCCAAGGCCAAGGCCACGGAGAAGGCTGAGGATTCGTCCGAGAAGACGGAATAA
- a CDS encoding DNA-directed RNA polymerase subunit alpha: protein MPIRLGRFEMPKSLTKDEATATDTYAKFIAEPFEAGYGHTLGNSLRRVLLSSLEGAAITSVRIEGASHEFTSLPGVVEDVVDIILNLKKVKFKAPDHETRTVTLSVTKEGAITAADLQLVQGIEVVNPDQHIATLDKKQKFEAEFEVKVGRGFATGDENKSSDQPIGVIAIDSIFSPVTRVKYAVENTRVGQRTDYDKLILDIWTDGRITPDEALLQASAILRHHLDVFVGYDDTKVEFDETPEEVSQENTRLKKLLNMSVNEIELSVRAANCLNNANITTVGQLAMKTEAEMLKYRNFGKKSLNEIKDKLQQLGLGLGMKFESGLVDPVGEIK, encoded by the coding sequence ATGCCAATTCGTCTCGGACGATTCGAAATGCCCAAGAGCCTCACCAAAGATGAGGCAACGGCGACAGACACGTACGCGAAGTTCATCGCGGAACCCTTCGAAGCCGGTTACGGCCACACGCTCGGCAACTCGCTCCGCCGCGTGCTCCTCTCCTCGCTGGAAGGCGCCGCCATCACCTCGGTCCGCATCGAGGGAGCTTCGCACGAATTCACCAGCCTCCCGGGCGTGGTGGAAGACGTCGTCGACATCATTCTCAACCTCAAGAAGGTCAAGTTCAAGGCCCCCGACCATGAGACCCGCACCGTGACCCTTTCGGTCACCAAGGAAGGCGCCATCACAGCCGCCGACCTCCAGCTCGTGCAGGGCATCGAGGTCGTCAATCCCGACCAGCACATCGCCACCCTCGACAAGAAGCAGAAGTTCGAGGCGGAATTCGAAGTCAAGGTCGGTCGCGGCTTCGCCACCGGCGACGAGAACAAGTCCTCGGACCAGCCGATCGGCGTCATCGCCATCGACTCGATCTTCTCGCCTGTCACCCGCGTCAAGTACGCCGTGGAAAACACCCGTGTGGGTCAGCGTACGGACTACGACAAGCTCATCCTCGACATCTGGACGGACGGCCGCATCACGCCTGACGAAGCGCTCCTCCAGGCCTCGGCCATTCTTCGCCATCACCTCGACGTGTTCGTCGGTTACGACGACACCAAGGTCGAGTTTGACGAAACCCCGGAGGAAGTCAGCCAGGAGAACACCCGACTCAAGAAGCTGCTCAACATGAGCGTCAACGAGATCGAGCTCTCCGTTCGCGCTGCGAACTGCCTCAACAACGCCAATATCACCACCGTCGGCCAGTTGGCCATGAAGACGGAGGCCGAAATGCTGAAGTACCGCAACTTCGGCAAAAAGTCGCTCAACGAGATCAAGGACAAGCTCCAGCAACTCGGTTTGGGCCTCGGCATGAAATTCGAATCCGGCCTCGTCGACCCCGTCGGCGAGATCAAGTAA